A stretch of Malus sylvestris chromosome 11, drMalSylv7.2, whole genome shotgun sequence DNA encodes these proteins:
- the LOC126588379 gene encoding uncharacterized protein LOC126588379, with product MGDTSRRIPSEANLVMSGKRKSQNHIVASRSKGTLQDAVSLRIGNGVVSQAALFLLKMAALEIVRRFSRAKCPWAWRGFQALQFLCYPPFKWLQRFAPFKALVNGMQVVSKPLLVLSIATTFSDEAELFDRTSDGINNSDANIEVQSEVLSECINDSTLDPRAPDQFPQNVEPEMWLVELHKELERQGISLPERIDKGELRRFYTAANGDFSCLLSSVKKTIRWRETYGILSVQELETWSNVVFWHGFDVKHRPCLIVRLGLACTSFPSHDRPRFAQAIISQVENGVYHLLDATNAQITVVVDCEGLTPLKIPMQVMRTCSSLLQDHFPNRLGCLFVIRLPPMLRVIAQTFIQVLKPNTREKLRIEGKRYQKILSEYLEALPFYLGGNCLCKICTEMQHPRPNEVVKTQLRANLHEGRNPLPAHPTYEIAVDPEGNWEQLVRTAIIGLLMVWVSIAFLSLIFDPESRPFPFSFQ from the exons ATGGGGGACACATCGCGTAGAATCCCTTCAGAAGCCAATTTGGTTATGAGTGGAAAGAGGAAGTCGCAGAATCATATAGTTGCTTCTCGTTCCAAGGGCACTCTGCAGGATGCAGTGTCGCTTCGAATTGGGAATGGCGTGGTGAGCCAGGCCGCGTTGTTTCTGCTCAAAATGGCTGCATTGGAGATAGTAAGGCGGTTCTCAAGGGCCAAATGCCCGTGGGCATGGCGTGGCTTCCAGGCTTTGCAATTTCTGTGTTACCCTCCATTCAAATGGCTTCAAAGATTTGCGCCCTTCAAGGCTTTGGTCAATGGCATGCAG GTAGTTTCGAAACCATTACTAGTGCTTTCCATTGCAACGACATTCTCTGATGAAGCAGAGCTCTTTGATAGAACCTCTGATGGCATCAACAATTCTGATGCAAACATAGAAGTGCAGTCAGAAGTGTTGTCTGAGTGTATTAACGATTCTactttggatccaag GGCTCCTGATCAATTTCCTCAAAATGTAGAACCTGAAATGTGGTTGGTAGAACTCCATAAAGAGCTTGAAAGACAAGGGATTAGCTTGCCAGAAAG AATTGATAAGGGGGAACTTCGTAGGTTTTACACTGCTGCAAACGGAGACTTCTCTTGCTTGCTATCATCAGTAAAGAAGACAATCCGTTGGAGGGAGACTTATGGAATACTTTCAGTACAGGAGCTTGAGACGTGGTCAAATGTGGTGTTCTGGCATGGATTTGATGTTAAACACCGACCTTGCCTCATAGTACGACTTGGGCTAGCTTGCACTAGCTTCCCATCTCATGATAGACCTCGCTTTGCTCAAGCAATTA TTTCCCAAGTAGAGAATGGAGTCTATCATTTGCTTGATGCCACCAATGCTCAAATTACAGTTGTAGTAGATTGTGAAGGTCTAACGCCGTTGAAAATTCCCATGCAAGTTATGAGGACCTGTTCTTCTCTTTTGCAAGATCACTTCCCCAACCGTCTTGGCTGTCTGTTTGTTATTCGGCTTCCTCCAATGCTTCGTGTTATTGCCCAAACCTTTATTCAA GTTTTGAAACCTAATACTCGAGAGAAGTTGAGAATTGAAGGTAAGAGGTACCAGAAGATTCTCTCTGAGTACCTTGAGGCACTTCCATTTTATCTTGGTGGCAATTGCCTGTGCAAAATATGTACAGAGATGCAGCATCCTCGCCCAAATGAAGTTGTCAAGACACAGCTGAGAGCAAATTTGCACGAGGGTCGGAATCCACTTCCAGCCCATCCAACTTATGAGATTGCGGTTGACCCGGAAGGTAACTGGGAGCAGTTGGTGAGGACTGCCATAATTGGTCTCCTTATGGTATGGGTTTCCATAGCATTCCTTTCTTTAATCTTTGATCCTGAAAGCCGTCCCTTTCCCTTTTCATTTCAGTGA